CACCTTTATATTCAGAAGAACATGGGCACCCTATGTTACGTGCAAGACATATGCCATTTAAAATAACACCAACGAGGGCTGAGTCGTGGCTTTCATGCATGGCTCAAGCATTAGTTGAGGTTGACATTAAAGATCCAGTCCGCACTCACCTGTTTGACCGTCTGACACAAACGGCGCAGCATATGATTAATACAGAAGAGTAATCACGCTCTCTTTCTAAAAGGAGGGATCAACATGAGTACAAAAAACGAAACATTCGTGTGTGACGATAAATTAGGAATTTGCTGTCCGAAAGAACCTGCGTCATTTTATATCAATCCGATAAAAAAGAAGCCGATTGAAATATATATGTTTATTGATCCTTTATGCCCTGAGTGTTGGGCACTTGAACCAATTATAAAAAAATTACAAATGGAGTATTCTTCCTATTTTACAATCCGTACATTGCTTGGAAATGAAATTAAATGTTTGAACCAACCTAAGCATCTATCTCACTTCAAGCAAATGGCACAATCTTATGATGAAACAGCTAATCGTACCGGAATGCCATATGTGACGGGGATGTTTGGCATGAAAACCAGCCAATTACACCATACTCTGCAATGATTGGTATTAAAGCAGCAGAACTTCAAGGAAAGGCTGTCGGGTCGAAATATTTAAGACGTCTACGAGAAGCGCTTTTTGTTCACAAGAAAAATATTGCAAATGAAACGGTACTTATTGAATGTGCAGAAGCAACGAAAGGAATGGATGTTAATGAATTTAAAGACGACCTACATTCAGCAAGTGCGACAAAAGCATTCAAATGTGACGTGAAAACAACAAAAGAAATGGATGTTAATTCCGTACCAACACTCGTCTTTTTCAATGATGACGTTGATGAGCCTGGATTAAAAGTACCTGGATTGTACGATTACAACGTATACGTTGATATTTTAGAAGATATGTTAGGAAAAACACCGGAAAAGTGTCCACCGATTTCAATTGAACAATTTTTAAAGTTCTACACATTAGTAGCCGAAAAAGAGATCTCTGTCGTCTTCGATATGACAATGGAAGAAGTATCGAAAGAAATGAAGCGACTACAAATTCAACAAAAAGTAGAGCCTGTTCTCGTTAAATACGGTAAACTGTGGCGTTACCTTGATTAATATAGTATATAGAGTGACCTTAGGAGGTCATTCTTTTTTTGTATCATACGGGCTAAAATGCGAAGAAATCAGGTACAGAACCTGATTTCTTCTATATTGACAAAATTTTAAGAAGGGTTTAAAACAAGATCAAATATGCAGGGGGTATGTGATCTGTTTCACAATTATAATATACCAAATTTAATTTCACTAATCTACACCCCCTCCCCACCTTTCACAAAGAAGTCACAATATAGCCTGTTATTTTTTTGTTTTAAAGGACAATCATTTGCATATGTATATGAATATGATAACACTTTACAGTCATTTTTAATTGCATTTTATTAATCTTATATGAAGGAATGGGATTTATTTATGTTCTTTAAATACAGCATTGGTTTTATCGGTGTCATTATTAGTTTTTATTTTTCTTTACTAAGTTTAATGAACCTTTTTCCCAAGTTAATCGCACTTCCGCTCCTTCTCATCTCAATAATGTATACGATCCAGTTATTCAACGGAAGACATCGTTTTAAAGGGTTGCAACGATTGCAGAAGCGATAAAACTATGCACGAACCATCGTTATAGAGAGGGGGGATCTACGAACGTCATGAGTCCCTTTCTCTTCAACTTTTTCTTCACCTAGCTACCAATATATTACCACTCTCATTAATTTCCCACTCAAAGACATGAAAAAGAGCACCATCAATTGGTGCCCTTAACAAATTACATTTATTCAAATATTAAGCTCTCTAATTCATCTAACGTTTCTTCAAATACAGAAAGCGCTTGTTTAATCGGTTCAGAAGATGTCATGTCAACTCCCGCTTTTTTAAGCACCTCAATCGGATAGTCTGAGCTACCTGCTTTTAAGAAATCAATATAACGATCTACAGCTGTCTGTCCTTCTTCTAAAATCTGTTTTGCAAGAGCTGTTGCAGCACTATAACCAGTCGCATATTGATAAACATAGAAGTTCATATAGAAATGTGGGATACGTGCCCACTCTAATGCAATCTCTTCATCAATGACGATATCATCACCGAAATATTTTTTATTTAAGTCATAATACATATCACTTAGTAGATCTGGTGTTAAAGGCTCACCGTTTGCTGCTTTTTCGTGCATCATTTGCTCAAATTCAGCAAACATAGTTTGACGGAAAACAGTGCCTCTAAATCCTTCTAAGAAATGATTTAATAAGTATAAACGTTTTTGCTTATCATCAGTTACGTTTAACATATGGTCGTTTAACAATGCCTCATTACACGTCGATGCAACTTCAGCAACGAAGATTGAATAGTTCGCATAAGGGAATGGCTGTGATTTTCTCGTATAATAACTATGAACAGAGTGACCAAATTCATGTGTCAACGTAAATAAGTTGTTTACATTGTCTTGCCAGTTCATTAAGATGTATGGCATTGTCCCGTATGCCCCAGAAGAATAAGCGCCAC
The Bacillus shivajii DNA segment above includes these coding regions:
- a CDS encoding globin domain-containing protein; this translates as MYYSNEQTPYDLIGEEKLSELVDTFYQLVSEHPDLAPIFPDDLTETARKQKQFLTQFLGGPPLYSEEHGHPMLRARHMPFKITPTRAESWLSCMAQALVEVDIKDPVRTHLFDRLTQTAQHMINTEE